The Desulfohalovibrio reitneri genome contains a region encoding:
- a CDS encoding alkaline phosphatase family protein — protein sequence MAAQRRRLTILGLDGLSLPLARRLAELHRLPAVASLATAPSARTVPSELPELSPVNWTALATASGPETHGVYGFTRLDPTDFSLSLTDFSHVQAPTVFDRLGEAGLTSRVVNLPNTYPARPIPGMLVSGFVAPNLHRACHPPMLAAMLEQRGYLLEADTTRGAAEPDHLLAQLRQTIASRRSALDLLWDDLDWDCFCLVLTETDRLFHFLLPAALDPDNHLFAPITAVLRQWDELVGEVLERHHDLPEPKRFITVADHGFTETITEVDLNAVLRDMGLLRLRHEPRDEWDTTAIDPASRAFALDPSRVYIHTSDRFPHGPVPRPRPPPSPGPSATAWPPSSTTASPSSSRSTPATTSTTTPPAHRTWWPRPTPVTSSRPSSTA from the coding sequence ATGGCAGCCCAGCGCCGCCGCCTGACCATCCTCGGCCTCGACGGCCTCTCCCTGCCCCTGGCCCGCCGCTTGGCGGAACTCCACCGCCTGCCCGCCGTGGCCAGCTTGGCCACCGCCCCCTCCGCCCGCACCGTCCCCTCGGAACTGCCCGAGCTCTCGCCCGTCAACTGGACCGCCCTGGCCACGGCCAGCGGGCCGGAAACCCACGGCGTGTACGGCTTCACCCGCCTGGACCCCACGGACTTCTCCCTCTCCCTGACCGACTTCTCCCACGTCCAGGCCCCCACCGTCTTCGACCGCCTGGGCGAGGCCGGGCTCACCTCCCGGGTGGTCAACCTGCCCAACACCTACCCGGCCCGGCCCATCCCCGGCATGCTGGTTTCCGGCTTCGTGGCCCCGAACCTGCACCGCGCCTGCCACCCGCCCATGCTGGCCGCCATGCTGGAACAGCGCGGCTACCTGCTGGAAGCCGACACCACCCGGGGCGCGGCCGAGCCGGACCACCTGCTGGCCCAGCTCCGCCAGACCATCGCCTCCCGCCGCTCCGCGCTGGACCTGCTCTGGGACGACCTGGACTGGGACTGTTTCTGCCTCGTCCTCACGGAAACCGACCGCCTTTTCCATTTCCTCCTCCCGGCCGCCCTGGACCCGGACAACCACCTCTTCGCCCCCATCACCGCCGTGCTGCGCCAATGGGACGAACTTGTGGGCGAGGTCCTCGAACGCCACCACGACCTGCCCGAACCCAAGCGCTTCATCACCGTGGCCGACCACGGCTTCACCGAGACCATCACCGAGGTGGACCTCAACGCCGTGCTCCGCGACATGGGCCTTTTGCGCCTGCGCCACGAACCGCGCGACGAGTGGGACACCACCGCCATCGACCCCGCCTCCCGCGCCTTCGCCCTGGACCCCTCCCGCGTCTACATCCACACCAGCGACCGCTTCCCCCACGGCCCCGTCCCCCGGCCGAGGCCCCCGCCATCGCCCGGGCCGTCAGCGACCGCCTGGCCGCCCTCCAGCACCACGGCCAGCCCGTCATCCAGCAGGTCCACACCCGCCACGACCTCTACAACGACGCCCCCCGCGCACCGGACCTGGTGGCCACGGCCCACCCCGGTTACGAGCTCAAGGCCAAGCTCGACCGCGTAG
- a CDS encoding response regulator, whose product MPQLGTVLVVSENEARARLDRSMLKNLGAEEVNSFESGGQVLRHLEKNEADLVLCDRVLSDMPGTELINRLRDVHHNLPVIMVSDKNHRNHVLDAVSSGCFGFLVRPYSQDALSQQINRAQRNARLPTAAAMMLAKARAMRRESTRQAERTVTSYARAHPARDHLEQGLDHLAAANYDQAVTSFKTALSLNRAYAEAYEGLARAWKAKGDKNAFLRLMSKAAWLYAEQDRFMEVKAIFGEVLKDGGSIENPFFELGKQLWKKELYRQAVLAWRRAVKLTPTCQKTVTCLAKAYIIMGYEDRAEDLLQRHQLPQPVTVEQLAQALEASRQPRKPSWLDHIRRAFKKLRVA is encoded by the coding sequence ATGCCGCAATTGGGAACCGTCCTGGTCGTTTCGGAAAACGAGGCCCGCGCAAGGCTTGACCGGTCCATGCTCAAAAACCTGGGCGCCGAAGAGGTCAACTCCTTCGAGTCCGGCGGGCAGGTCCTGCGCCACCTGGAAAAGAACGAGGCCGACCTGGTCCTGTGCGACCGCGTGCTGTCCGATATGCCGGGCACGGAACTCATCAACCGCCTGCGCGACGTCCACCACAATCTGCCCGTAATCATGGTTTCGGACAAGAACCACCGCAACCACGTGCTGGACGCCGTCTCCTCCGGCTGCTTCGGCTTCCTCGTGCGGCCGTACTCCCAGGACGCCCTCTCCCAGCAGATCAACCGCGCCCAGCGCAACGCCCGCCTGCCCACCGCCGCGGCCATGATGCTGGCCAAGGCCCGGGCCATGCGCCGCGAAAGCACCCGGCAGGCCGAGCGCACCGTGACCTCCTACGCCCGCGCCCACCCCGCCCGCGACCACCTGGAGCAGGGACTGGACCACCTGGCCGCGGCCAACTACGACCAGGCCGTCACCAGCTTCAAGACCGCCCTCTCCCTCAACCGCGCCTACGCCGAGGCCTATGAAGGCCTGGCCCGCGCCTGGAAGGCCAAGGGCGACAAGAACGCCTTCCTGCGGTTGATGAGCAAGGCGGCCTGGCTCTACGCCGAACAGGACCGCTTCATGGAGGTCAAGGCTATCTTCGGCGAAGTCCTCAAGGACGGCGGCTCCATCGAAAACCCCTTCTTCGAACTGGGCAAACAGCTCTGGAAAAAGGAACTCTACCGCCAAGCCGTCCTGGCCTGGAGACGGGCGGTCAAACTCACCCCCACCTGCCAGAAAACGGTCACCTGCTTGGCCAAGGCCTACATCATCATGGGCTACGAGGACCGGGCCGAAGACCTGCTCCAGCGCCACCAGCTCCCCCAGCCGGTCACCGTGGAACAACTCGCCCAAGCCCTTGAAGCCAGCCGCCAACCCCGCAAACCCTCCTGGCTGGACCACATCCGCCGCGCCTTCAAGAAACTGCGCGTGGCCTAG
- a CDS encoding NAD-dependent epimerase/dehydratase family protein, which yields MVLERANWLITGGCGFIGRNLIRRLLAEGEPFIRVVDNLSVGTREDLALACDFVEAAEPGQPRPGKVELVPGDILDEDLAVRAAEGMEVVVHLAANTGVAPSVENPRMDCRANVIGTLNYLEAARAGGVPRFVFASSGAPAGEVEPPIREDIPPRPVSPYGASKLAGEGYCSAYYNTFGVETVALRFSNVLGPLSGRKSSVVAKFIRKAMAGEELEIFGDGTQTRDFVYVDDLIEAILRAAYAPGVGGEVFQIATARETSILELMDVLVPELERAGITGFTVRHGEKRQGDVMRNYADTSKARRMLGWQARTDLPGAVRRTVAWFAGGNT from the coding sequence ATGGTCCTAGAGCGCGCCAACTGGCTCATCACCGGGGGCTGCGGCTTCATCGGCCGCAACCTCATCCGCCGCCTGCTGGCCGAGGGGGAGCCCTTCATCCGCGTGGTGGACAACCTCAGCGTGGGCACCCGCGAGGACCTGGCCCTGGCCTGCGACTTCGTGGAGGCGGCTGAGCCGGGCCAGCCACGCCCGGGCAAGGTGGAGCTCGTCCCCGGCGACATCCTGGACGAGGACCTGGCCGTGCGCGCCGCCGAGGGCATGGAGGTTGTTGTCCATCTGGCGGCCAACACCGGCGTGGCCCCGTCGGTGGAGAACCCCCGCATGGACTGCCGGGCCAACGTCATCGGCACCCTCAACTATCTGGAGGCGGCGCGGGCGGGCGGCGTGCCTCGCTTCGTCTTCGCCTCCTCCGGCGCGCCCGCCGGGGAGGTGGAGCCGCCCATCCGCGAGGACATCCCGCCACGGCCGGTCTCGCCCTACGGGGCCTCCAAGCTGGCGGGGGAGGGCTACTGCTCGGCCTATTACAACACCTTCGGGGTGGAGACCGTGGCCCTGCGCTTCTCCAACGTGCTGGGGCCGCTGTCCGGCCGCAAGTCCAGCGTGGTGGCCAAGTTCATCCGCAAGGCCATGGCCGGGGAGGAGCTGGAGATTTTCGGCGACGGCACCCAGACGCGGGATTTCGTGTACGTGGACGACCTCATCGAGGCCATCCTGCGGGCGGCCTACGCCCCCGGGGTGGGCGGTGAAGTCTTCCAGATCGCCACTGCCCGGGAAACCTCCATCCTGGAATTGATGGACGTCCTGGTGCCGGAGCTTGAACGCGCCGGCATAACCGGCTTCACCGTGCGCCACGGCGAAAAGCGGCAGGGCGACGTCATGCGCAACTACGCCGACACCTCCAAGGCCCGGCGCATGCTCGGCTGGCAAGCCCGCACCGACTTGCCCGGGGCGGTGCGCCGCACCGTGGCCTGGTTCGCTGGGGGCAATACGTAA
- a CDS encoding NAD-dependent epimerase/dehydratase family protein encodes MRVLILGGDGYLGWPTAMALAAKGHDVLAADNYLRRTICLETDSEPLLPVPTLAERAELFQEASGSQVRVAVGDCADMRFMEWLVEEHRPEAVIHYAEQPSAPYSMMGFEQAKLTLDNNLGTTFNLVWAVLRHAPDCHIVKLGTMGEYGTPDIDIEEGWLEIEHKGRRDTFLYPRQAASLYHTTKIQDTDLLWFYVRTHGLRVTDLMQGPVYGLSTDEADLHPRLAPYFNYDDIFGTVVNRFLVQAAAGVPLTVYGKGGQERGYLNIKDTLQCVELAMNSPADKGELRIFNQFTEQFTVLDLAERIQAAGRLHSLDVAVKSIPNPRKEAEEHYYNAAHSGLLDLGLKPHYMTEDVLGEMLERVLRNRDRIDNRKILPRVKWS; translated from the coding sequence ATGCGCGTCCTCATCCTCGGCGGCGACGGCTACCTGGGCTGGCCCACGGCCATGGCCCTGGCGGCCAAGGGGCACGACGTCCTGGCCGCGGACAACTACCTGCGCCGCACCATCTGCCTGGAGACAGACTCCGAGCCGCTGCTGCCCGTGCCCACCCTGGCGGAGCGGGCGGAACTCTTTCAGGAGGCCTCCGGCAGCCAGGTGCGGGTCGCCGTGGGCGACTGCGCGGACATGCGCTTCATGGAGTGGCTGGTGGAGGAACACCGCCCCGAGGCGGTCATCCACTACGCTGAGCAGCCCAGCGCGCCGTACTCCATGATGGGCTTCGAGCAGGCCAAGCTGACCCTGGACAACAACCTGGGCACCACCTTCAACCTCGTCTGGGCTGTGCTCAGGCACGCGCCGGACTGCCACATCGTCAAGCTGGGCACCATGGGCGAGTACGGCACCCCGGACATCGACATCGAGGAAGGCTGGCTTGAGATCGAGCACAAGGGCCGCCGCGACACCTTTCTCTACCCCCGCCAGGCCGCCAGCCTCTATCACACCACCAAAATCCAGGACACGGACCTCTTGTGGTTCTACGTGCGCACCCACGGCCTGCGCGTGACCGACCTCATGCAGGGTCCGGTCTACGGCCTCTCCACGGACGAGGCCGACCTGCACCCGCGCCTGGCGCCCTATTTCAATTACGACGACATCTTCGGCACCGTGGTCAACCGCTTCCTGGTACAGGCCGCGGCCGGGGTGCCCCTGACCGTGTACGGCAAAGGCGGGCAGGAGCGCGGCTACCTGAACATCAAGGACACGCTGCAGTGCGTGGAGCTGGCCATGAACAGCCCGGCAGACAAGGGCGAGCTGCGCATCTTCAACCAGTTCACCGAGCAGTTCACCGTGCTGGACCTGGCCGAGCGCATCCAGGCCGCGGGACGGCTTCACAGCCTGGACGTGGCCGTGAAGTCCATCCCCAACCCGCGCAAGGAAGCCGAGGAGCACTACTACAACGCCGCCCATTCCGGCCTGCTGGATCTGGGGCTCAAGCCGCACTACATGACCGAGGACGTGCTGGGCGAAATGCTGGAGCGGGTGCTGCGCAACCGCGACCGCATCGACAACCGCAAGATTCTGCCGAGGGTGAAATGGTCCTAG
- a CDS encoding SDR family NAD(P)-dependent oxidoreductase, with protein sequence MSESIAEKRVLVTGACGTIGARLVEHLLRDHKVAELVGIDNNESELFFSEQRHAARPGVSFRLADVRDRDTLGRVMEGADVVFHTAAFKHVVMCEHSPFEATQTNIIGVQNVVHAALRCGVERVIFTSSDKAVNPTNVMGTSKLMGERLMTAANLSGRGGRPVFASTRFGNVLGSRGSVIPIFSEQIRRGGPVTLTDPEMTRFIMSEEQAVRLVVDSATLARGGEIFVTKMPVIRIIDLAEVMIRELAPRFGHDPEDVGIETIGVKPGEKMYEELMSHEETRRAVELEDYFAVLPAFRGLFKDIEYDHPGLLSETVDNPYNSQNETPLDQEELRRFLLDNDLLAEAEREVDHPARRYWPGDKEELAEGREN encoded by the coding sequence ATGAGCGAATCGATTGCCGAAAAGCGGGTGCTGGTCACCGGGGCCTGCGGCACCATCGGGGCCAGGCTGGTGGAGCATCTGCTCCGCGACCACAAGGTGGCCGAGCTGGTGGGCATCGACAACAACGAGTCGGAGCTGTTCTTCAGCGAGCAGCGGCACGCCGCCCGGCCGGGGGTCTCCTTCCGTCTGGCCGACGTGCGCGACCGCGACACGTTGGGCCGGGTCATGGAGGGCGCGGACGTGGTCTTCCACACCGCCGCCTTCAAGCACGTGGTCATGTGCGAGCACTCGCCCTTCGAGGCCACCCAGACCAACATCATCGGCGTGCAGAACGTGGTTCACGCCGCCCTGCGCTGCGGCGTGGAGCGGGTGATCTTCACCTCATCGGACAAGGCCGTGAACCCCACCAACGTCATGGGCACCTCCAAGCTCATGGGGGAGCGGCTCATGACCGCTGCCAACCTTTCCGGCCGAGGCGGTCGCCCGGTCTTCGCCTCCACCCGCTTCGGCAACGTGCTGGGCTCGCGCGGCTCGGTCATCCCCATCTTCAGCGAGCAGATACGCCGGGGCGGCCCCGTGACCCTCACCGACCCGGAAATGACCCGCTTCATCATGAGCGAGGAGCAGGCCGTGCGGCTGGTGGTGGACTCCGCCACCCTGGCCAGGGGCGGGGAAATCTTCGTCACCAAGATGCCGGTCATCCGCATCATCGACCTGGCCGAGGTCATGATCCGCGAGCTGGCCCCGCGCTTCGGGCACGACCCGGAGGACGTGGGCATCGAGACCATCGGGGTGAAGCCGGGCGAGAAGATGTACGAGGAACTCATGAGCCACGAGGAGACCCGCCGGGCCGTGGAGCTTGAGGATTACTTCGCGGTGCTACCCGCCTTCCGCGGGCTGTTCAAGGACATCGAGTACGACCACCCGGGTCTGCTCTCCGAGACGGTGGACAACCCCTACAACTCCCAGAACGAGACCCCCCTGGACCAGGAGGAGCTGCGCCGCTTCCTGCTGGACAACGACCTGCTGGCCGAGGCGGAGCGGGAGGTGGACCACCCCGCCCGCCGCTACTGGCCGGGGGACAAGGAAGAACTGGCCGAAGGCCGGGAGAACTGA
- a CDS encoding thermonuclease family protein — translation MPARYLAAMLLAALLAAPACAEQQSNPPETAQLVRVIDGDSLLVRHGSRETQVRLIGLDAPEWNQPYGQQAEDWVVRHCPQGSRLHLRYDQELRDRYDRLLAYVTCRGRFLNLHLVKSGLAKAKFYKPNGKHQRELKQAMETAKKAKKGMWE, via the coding sequence ATGCCCGCCCGGTACCTGGCCGCCATGCTCCTGGCCGCCCTGCTCGCCGCCCCGGCCTGCGCTGAACAGCAGTCCAACCCGCCGGAAACAGCCCAACTCGTGCGGGTCATCGACGGCGACTCCTTGCTGGTGCGCCATGGCTCCAGGGAGACCCAGGTCCGCCTCATCGGCCTGGACGCCCCTGAATGGAACCAGCCCTACGGCCAGCAGGCCGAGGATTGGGTCGTCCGGCACTGCCCTCAAGGCAGCCGACTCCATCTACGTTACGACCAGGAACTGCGGGACCGCTACGACCGCCTCCTGGCCTATGTCACCTGCCGCGGCCGCTTCCTCAACCTCCACCTCGTCAAGTCCGGTCTGGCCAAGGCCAAGTTCTATAAGCCCAACGGCAAGCACCAAAGGGAGTTGAAACAGGCCATGGAGACGGCGAAGAAAGCGAAGAAAGGGATGTGGGAGTAG
- a CDS encoding (Fe-S)-binding protein, which translates to MTEAAEIIHPRELPGEVREYLDKFDLSACMTCGSCVSGCPTSCAPGYEDWNTRKVLRMLSLGMLQEVVDSNYVWLCTGCGRCTQNCPAGVDIAPLMLHLKHLRDRDKVPGTLHKGAQQNLDTGNNLGIPLEDYLQGMAELGAEMAEEECPGFYVPVDKDGAEILFFPNSKEVYGDFEDQYWWWKIFYAARENWTVPSTGWEAVDWALFTGNYEGTRKLARRKIDYMRQHGIKRMIMPDCGGGSYGCRTGLKYCLQESPETSEVEFIYLYEYLKEIIEQGRITLDKSVHAGKRFTFHDSCKHGRELMRHYGQAFFEEPRWILSQCVDEYVDLVPNRMANFCCGAGGGMWPMPFEEQAAYHGRFKVEQIKRSGADVVVVGCSNCRDQIMKRLPKYYEGCDYEVKYIWQVVAEALVIEPLEGKELEKAEAEAAEQWERLGIDLDVEY; encoded by the coding sequence ATGACCGAAGCCGCCGAGATCATCCACCCCCGGGAACTGCCGGGGGAAGTGCGCGAGTACCTGGACAAGTTCGACCTCAGCGCCTGCATGACCTGCGGCAGCTGCGTGAGCGGCTGCCCCACCTCCTGCGCCCCGGGATACGAGGACTGGAACACCCGCAAGGTGCTGCGCATGCTTTCCCTGGGCATGCTCCAGGAAGTGGTGGACTCCAACTACGTCTGGCTGTGCACCGGCTGCGGCCGCTGCACCCAGAACTGCCCGGCGGGCGTGGACATCGCCCCGCTCATGCTGCACCTCAAGCACCTGCGCGACCGCGACAAGGTGCCCGGCACCCTGCACAAGGGGGCGCAGCAGAACCTGGACACCGGCAACAACCTCGGCATCCCCCTGGAGGACTACCTGCAGGGCATGGCCGAGCTGGGCGCCGAAATGGCCGAGGAGGAGTGCCCCGGCTTCTACGTGCCCGTGGACAAGGACGGGGCGGAAATCCTTTTCTTCCCCAACTCCAAGGAAGTCTACGGCGACTTTGAGGACCAGTACTGGTGGTGGAAGATCTTCTACGCCGCCCGGGAGAACTGGACCGTTCCCTCCACCGGCTGGGAGGCTGTGGACTGGGCCTTGTTCACCGGCAACTACGAGGGCACCCGCAAGCTGGCCCGCCGCAAGATCGACTACATGCGCCAGCACGGCATCAAGCGCATGATCATGCCCGACTGCGGGGGCGGCTCCTACGGCTGCCGCACCGGGCTGAAGTACTGCCTTCAGGAGAGCCCGGAGACCTCGGAAGTGGAATTCATCTACCTCTACGAGTACCTCAAGGAGATCATCGAGCAGGGGCGCATCACGCTGGACAAGAGCGTCCACGCGGGCAAACGCTTCACCTTTCACGACTCCTGCAAGCACGGCCGGGAACTCATGCGCCACTACGGTCAGGCCTTCTTCGAGGAGCCGCGCTGGATTCTCTCGCAGTGCGTGGACGAGTACGTTGACCTGGTGCCAAACCGCATGGCCAACTTCTGCTGCGGCGCGGGCGGCGGCATGTGGCCCATGCCCTTCGAGGAGCAGGCCGCCTACCACGGCCGCTTCAAGGTGGAGCAGATCAAGCGCAGCGGCGCGGACGTGGTGGTCGTTGGCTGCTCCAACTGCCGCGACCAGATCATGAAGCGGCTGCCCAAATACTACGAAGGCTGCGACTACGAGGTGAAGTACATCTGGCAGGTGGTGGCCGAGGCCCTGGTCATCGAGCCCCTGGAAGGCAAGGAACTCGAGAAGGCCGAAGCGGAAGCCGCGGAACAGTGGGAGCGGCTGGGCATCGACCTGGATGTGGAGTACTGA
- a CDS encoding universal stress protein: protein MFKDIILAVTPSEICECAVDAALAYARRFDSKLYLTYVTGIERGWGDMEHLEASGECQRLRENIETYYKEKLEGVPNLEILVKAGIPYNEILRLVRQKKADLVVMGPHTKEYTERRSKMWGMAGSTLERVSQRAPCPVMVVTSEVGKPECSFDTILVCTDFSKPAECAVNYGGQMARHYKSRLIILHVQESGAPQEQMDAIIQENRDRMREEFAERLKGIEKVDYECTEGKPSTEILKAARINKAGLVIMAHHSKEVDPEKALLGSTVIQVALNSACPTMSVNKHFDLRCGLMYDQTGAVAETTAQAETQA, encoded by the coding sequence ATGTTCAAGGACATCATTCTCGCCGTGACGCCCTCGGAAATCTGCGAGTGCGCCGTGGACGCGGCCCTGGCCTACGCCCGCCGCTTCGACTCCAAGCTCTACCTGACCTACGTCACGGGCATCGAGCGCGGCTGGGGCGACATGGAACACCTGGAGGCCTCCGGCGAATGCCAGCGCCTGCGGGAGAACATCGAAACCTACTACAAGGAGAAGCTGGAGGGCGTGCCCAATCTGGAAATCCTGGTCAAGGCGGGCATCCCCTACAACGAGATCCTGCGGCTGGTGCGGCAGAAGAAGGCCGATCTGGTGGTCATGGGCCCGCACACCAAGGAGTACACCGAGCGCCGCTCCAAGATGTGGGGCATGGCCGGGTCCACCCTTGAGCGGGTCAGCCAGCGGGCGCCCTGCCCGGTGATGGTCGTCACCTCCGAGGTGGGCAAGCCGGAGTGCAGCTTCGACACCATCCTGGTCTGCACCGACTTCTCCAAGCCCGCGGAGTGCGCCGTGAACTACGGCGGCCAGATGGCCCGCCACTACAAGTCCCGCCTCATCATCCTCCACGTGCAGGAGTCCGGCGCGCCCCAGGAGCAGATGGACGCCATCATCCAGGAGAACCGCGACCGCATGCGCGAGGAATTCGCCGAGCGGCTGAAGGGCATCGAGAAGGTGGACTACGAGTGCACCGAGGGCAAGCCCTCAACGGAAATCCTCAAGGCCGCCCGCATCAACAAGGCCGGGCTTGTCATCATGGCCCACCACTCCAAGGAGGTGGACCCCGAGAAGGCGCTTCTGGGCTCCACCGTCATCCAGGTGGCCCTCAACTCCGCCTGCCCCACCATGAGCGTGAACAAGCACTTCGACCTGCGCTGCGGCCTGATGTACGACCAGACCGGCGCGGTCGCCGAAACCACGGCCCAGGCCGAAACCCAGGCCTGA
- a CDS encoding CoB--CoM heterodisulfide reductase iron-sulfur subunit B family protein — translation MTMTYAYYPGCSLKESAVEYDASTRAVLEVLGAELKDIPDWTCCGASAADAVSESMGLLLPARNLALAARDEPGWDVLVPCSACYLNLRRVAEKTRHDHAMLDRINSGLAGEGLELSGEVRVRHLLDVLSSDLLEAFTGRVKRSLNGLRVAPYYGCQALRPYAVFDDPEHPVSMEPLVEAMGGEVVPWGAGNRCCGASLLVTHRQAALDRVDEILAQAGDADVVVTVCPLCQMNLESARRSALAGREKPLSILYLPQLMGLALDLAPRRLLLDKNMRAEPGLAAGRLPEPAQKDEPVVNA, via the coding sequence ATGACCATGACCTACGCTTACTACCCCGGCTGTTCCCTCAAGGAGAGCGCGGTGGAGTACGACGCCTCCACCCGGGCCGTGCTGGAGGTGCTGGGGGCCGAACTCAAGGACATCCCGGACTGGACCTGCTGCGGGGCCTCGGCCGCGGACGCGGTCTCCGAGAGCATGGGGCTGCTGCTGCCCGCCCGCAACCTGGCCCTGGCCGCCCGCGACGAGCCCGGCTGGGATGTCCTGGTGCCCTGCTCCGCCTGCTACCTGAACCTGCGGCGGGTGGCCGAAAAGACCCGCCACGATCACGCCATGCTGGACCGCATTAACAGCGGCCTGGCCGGAGAAGGGCTGGAACTGTCAGGGGAGGTGCGGGTGCGACACCTGCTGGACGTGCTCTCCTCCGACCTGCTGGAGGCCTTTACCGGCCGCGTCAAGCGATCCCTCAACGGCCTGCGCGTGGCCCCCTACTACGGCTGCCAGGCCCTGCGCCCCTACGCCGTGTTCGACGATCCCGAGCACCCCGTGTCCATGGAGCCGCTTGTGGAGGCCATGGGCGGAGAGGTGGTCCCCTGGGGTGCCGGCAACCGCTGCTGCGGCGCGTCCCTTTTGGTCACGCACCGTCAGGCGGCCCTGGACCGGGTGGATGAGATACTGGCCCAGGCTGGGGACGCGGACGTGGTGGTCACGGTCTGCCCCCTGTGCCAGATGAACCTGGAATCCGCCCGCCGGTCCGCCCTGGCGGGCCGGGAGAAGCCCCTGAGCATCCTCTACCTGCCCCAGCTCATGGGGCTGGCCCTGGACTTGGCGCCCAGGCGGCTGCTGCTGGACAAGAACATGCGCGCGGAGCCCGGCTTGGCCGCCGGCCGTCTGCCGGAACCCGCGCAGAAAGACGAACCCGTGGTCAACGCGTAA
- a CDS encoding 4Fe-4S dicluster domain-containing protein, producing the protein MNTAARTDPLALIRETMAACMQCGTCSASCVNAPDMDITPRRMWRLVQLGLWDELFASRTFWLCSACYACTLRCPRGLPLTDTIAALKRAAQAANAPRAKESSAFYRAFMDNVRGYGRVQESALMTRYLLARRSPALGLSYLPMGLKMLAKGKLHPPSTARRGRLDTLFAAQEEKES; encoded by the coding sequence ATGAACACCGCGGCCCGCACCGACCCCCTGGCCCTGATCCGGGAGACCATGGCCGCCTGCATGCAGTGCGGCACCTGCTCCGCCTCCTGCGTCAACGCGCCGGACATGGACATCACCCCGCGCCGCATGTGGCGGCTGGTGCAGCTGGGACTGTGGGACGAGCTGTTCGCCTCCCGCACCTTTTGGCTGTGTTCCGCCTGCTACGCCTGCACCCTGCGCTGCCCGCGCGGCCTGCCCCTCACCGATACCATCGCCGCGCTCAAGCGCGCCGCCCAGGCGGCCAACGCCCCCCGCGCCAAGGAGTCCTCCGCCTTCTACCGCGCCTTCATGGACAACGTGCGGGGCTACGGCCGGGTGCAGGAGAGCGCCCTCATGACCCGCTACCTGCTGGCCCGCCGCTCCCCGGCCCTGGGACTGAGCTACCTGCCCATGGGGCTGAAGATGCTGGCCAAGGGCAAGCTCCATCCCCCGTCCACGGCGCGGCGGGGGAGGCTCGACACCCTCTTCGCCGCCCAAGAGGAGAAGGAGTCATGA